The following coding sequences are from one Paenibacillus tundrae window:
- a CDS encoding NucA/NucB deoxyribonuclease domain-containing protein gives MTRKRTRKRRNKGTARVKKQWVTLVTLALVACFAWFNGDYKLGDWTSIFNGSSSQGVDHTLIFPSERYPETANHIRSAVKAGHSDVCTIDRDGAETNRDLSLKGVPVKKGKDRDEWPMAMCAEGGANADIQYITPKDNRGAGSWVGNQLSTYPNGTRVKFVVE, from the coding sequence ATGACGCGTAAACGCACAAGAAAGAGAAGAAATAAAGGAACGGCCAGGGTGAAAAAGCAATGGGTTACATTGGTCACGCTTGCTCTAGTCGCCTGTTTCGCGTGGTTTAATGGAGATTATAAGCTGGGGGATTGGACTTCTATATTTAATGGGAGTAGTAGCCAAGGTGTAGATCATACGCTGATCTTCCCTTCTGAACGCTACCCAGAGACAGCTAATCATATTCGGTCGGCCGTTAAGGCAGGGCATTCTGATGTGTGTACGATTGATCGTGATGGTGCCGAGACGAATCGGGATCTTTCGCTGAAGGGAGTGCCAGTGAAGAAGGGGAAGGATCGAGACGAGTGGCCAATGGCTATGTGTGCAGAGGGTGGGGCTAATGCAGATATCCAATACATTACGCCAAAGGACAATCGCGGAGCAGGTTCATGGGTCGGCAATCAACTTAGTACATATCCAAATGGAACACGAGTGAAGTTTGTAGTTGAATAG
- a CDS encoding sensor histidine kinase — protein sequence MAIQNQYSIPIQWEFLISKLKSSVTVVDATSPELPLIYVNEHFTTLTGYSFEESVGQNCRFLQGRDTLPETVDKIREALREQKSIKIDILNYTKSGHKFWNELNIDPIFNDEGDCLFFVGIQYDISERKYAEEQLRMAANMAELNSRGQLEFIGKLNHELRTPLNGIMGMIELVGMEETSNEQKEYLELARQSGEALLNIVNKSLDMAKLGRGKMKVEQIEFQPSKLMQQIIKTHELSAIQKQISLVCHVDLEVPEVLVGDPLRLRQVLDNIINNAIKFTEQGEVHIQLDVKETLEDVTTLVFSIQDTGIGIPQDQMNQLFEAFTQTDVSHARRFGGSGLGLTICKELLELMHGEITVASEEGQGTQFQVTVPLKRQQVMPSMGHVG from the coding sequence ATGGCCATTCAAAATCAGTATTCTATACCCATTCAGTGGGAGTTTTTAATTTCTAAGCTTAAATCTTCCGTAACTGTGGTCGACGCAACCTCACCAGAACTGCCCCTGATCTATGTAAACGAGCACTTTACAACATTGACAGGATATTCATTTGAAGAGTCTGTTGGGCAAAATTGTAGGTTTCTTCAAGGGAGGGATACCCTTCCGGAGACAGTAGATAAGATTCGTGAAGCGCTCAGAGAGCAGAAATCAATTAAGATTGATATTCTGAATTACACCAAAAGTGGACACAAGTTTTGGAATGAGTTGAATATAGATCCGATCTTTAATGACGAGGGAGATTGCCTCTTTTTTGTTGGGATACAATATGACATCTCAGAGCGGAAATATGCCGAAGAACAGCTTCGTATGGCAGCGAACATGGCTGAATTGAACAGCCGAGGACAACTAGAGTTTATTGGCAAACTGAATCATGAGTTACGAACGCCGCTCAATGGAATTATGGGAATGATTGAGCTGGTGGGCATGGAAGAAACCAGTAATGAGCAAAAGGAGTACTTGGAGCTTGCTCGTCAATCGGGAGAGGCCTTGCTGAACATTGTAAACAAGAGCTTGGATATGGCGAAGTTAGGTCGTGGGAAAATGAAGGTAGAGCAGATCGAGTTTCAGCCATCCAAACTAATGCAGCAGATCATCAAGACGCATGAACTGTCTGCTATACAGAAGCAGATCAGCCTAGTCTGCCATGTTGATCTTGAAGTGCCAGAAGTGCTCGTTGGAGATCCGTTGCGCTTACGACAGGTGCTGGATAACATAATAAACAATGCGATTAAGTTTACGGAGCAAGGCGAAGTGCATATTCAATTGGATGTAAAAGAGACATTGGAGGATGTAACGACGCTGGTCTTTAGCATCCAAGATACAGGGATCGGGATTCCACAAGATCAGATGAATCAATTATTTGAAGCTTTCACTCAGACAGATGTGTCTCATGCACGGAGGTTTGGGGGCAGCGGTCTTGGATTAACGATCTGTAAAGAGCTGCTGGAATTGATGCATGGTGAAATCACGGTAGCGAGTGAAGAAGGTCAGGGTACACAATTCCAGGTCACTGTGCCCTTAAAGCGACAACAGGTGATGCCAAGCATGGGTCATGTAGGTTAA
- a CDS encoding general stress protein, whose protein sequence is MTKLLIGMVRTENEAILMLNQLRQAGVDSDSLGVVAKEQLDLELISEKAGLPKPLKGAGTDGALGAFKGVLAALGKRKDQTMSAGKAVRRLAGNEIGEETDDFVLTLTEAGISEDDANYYEQWLMQQHLLVIVETSEDEIARITPIIMKRD, encoded by the coding sequence ATGACAAAGTTATTGATTGGAATGGTACGTACTGAGAACGAAGCCATTTTAATGCTGAATCAGCTTCGACAGGCAGGAGTTGATTCCGATTCACTCGGCGTAGTCGCTAAAGAACAGCTTGATTTGGAGTTGATCAGTGAGAAGGCAGGTTTACCTAAACCACTTAAGGGCGCAGGCACTGATGGAGCATTAGGAGCCTTTAAGGGGGTGCTAGCAGCGCTAGGTAAACGTAAGGATCAAACGATGTCTGCTGGGAAGGCCGTTCGCCGGCTTGCTGGTAATGAAATCGGTGAAGAGACCGATGATTTTGTACTTACCCTGACGGAAGCCGGTATCTCTGAGGATGACGCAAACTATTATGAGCAATGGCTTATGCAACAACATTTGCTTGTGATTGTGGAAACCAGTGAAGACGAGATTGCTCGGATCACGCCTATTATCATGAAGCGTGACTAA